From the Gloeocapsa sp. DLM2.Bin57 genome, one window contains:
- a CDS encoding GTPase — protein MSQTTKRQRLVIMGAAGRDFHNFNQVYRDNPDVEVIAFTATQIAGIANRRYPPSLAGKLYPEGIPIVEESELETLNPEQVIFAYSDIAHTELMHIASRVLAMGADFTLLGATKTMLSAQIPTIAVSAVRTGCGKSQTTRWISKRLREWGLKVAVIRHPMPYGDLEKQVVQCFTTHEDLATANCTIEEREEYEPHLAIGNRVYAGVDYGKIIALAEQEVDIILWDGGNNDFPFIKPDLHIVLVDPLRPGDETTHHPGESVLRMADLVIIPKVDVAAIADVQKVRENIREINPEVKILMGYSPIELDDPEAVRDRCVLVVEDGPTTTHGGMSYGAGYIAATRANVAEIVDPRDYAVPEIAAVYELYPHIGKILPAMGYFPAQLAALETTINRTPADLVISATPIDLASLIKVNKPIIRARYEFAEGEDPGLGDYLKQFLTSILP, from the coding sequence ATGTCTCAAACTACGAAAAGACAACGCCTCGTAATTATGGGAGCAGCGGGAAGAGATTTTCACAACTTTAACCAAGTTTATCGCGATAACCCTGACGTAGAAGTAATTGCTTTTACAGCGACACAAATTGCAGGTATCGCTAATCGTCGCTATCCTCCCTCTTTAGCAGGAAAATTATACCCAGAGGGGATACCAATTGTCGAAGAATCAGAATTAGAAACCCTTAACCCTGAACAGGTGATTTTTGCTTATAGTGATATTGCCCATACTGAATTGATGCACATTGCGTCGAGAGTATTAGCTATGGGAGCAGATTTTACCCTCTTAGGAGCAACTAAAACCATGTTATCTGCGCAAATTCCCACTATAGCGGTTTCAGCGGTGCGCACAGGTTGTGGAAAATCTCAAACCACTCGTTGGATTTCTAAACGCTTAAGGGAATGGGGGTTAAAAGTAGCTGTAATACGTCATCCTATGCCCTATGGAGACTTAGAAAAACAAGTTGTACAATGCTTTACTACTCACGAGGATTTAGCTACAGCTAATTGTACTATTGAAGAGAGAGAAGAATACGAACCACATTTAGCGATAGGTAATCGAGTCTATGCTGGTGTAGATTATGGTAAAATCATCGCTCTAGCTGAACAAGAAGTAGATATAATCCTCTGGGATGGTGGTAATAACGATTTTCCTTTTATTAAACCAGATTTACACATCGTTTTAGTCGATCCTCTGCGCCCTGGTGATGAAACTACCCACCATCCTGGAGAAAGTGTGTTGAGAATGGCGGATTTAGTGATTATTCCTAAAGTGGATGTAGCAGCGATCGCCGATGTACAAAAAGTTAGAGAAAATATCAGAGAAATTAATCCCGAGGTTAAAATTCTGATGGGTTATTCTCCTATCGAGTTAGATGATCCAGAAGCAGTAAGAGATCGTTGTGTTTTGGTAGTAGAGGATGGACCAACCACTACCCATGGGGGGATGAGTTATGGCGCGGGTTATATCGCCGCGACTAGGGCTAATGTTGCCGAAATAGTTGATCCTCGTGATTATGCTGTACCAGAAATAGCCGCGGTTTACGAACTCTATCCTCATATAGGTAAAATTTTACCGGCAATGGGTTATTTTCCCGCCCAATTAGCAGCCTTAGAAACCACCATCAATCGAACTCCAGCAGATTTGGTAATATCAGCCACTCCTATTGATTTAGCAAGTTTAATTAAAGTCAATAAACCGATTATCCGTGCGCGTTATGAATTCGCCGAAGGGGAAGATCCAGGTTTAGGAGACTATCTCAAACAATTTTTGACATCTATCTTACCCTAA